One Thermococcus sp. M36 genomic window, TACTCCTCGACACGATATACGACGAGTACGAGGCCCTGCCGGTCGGAATCGTTACCGTCTCGGTCGTTACAGGGGGAACGAGGCTACTGATGGAGCTTAGAACTGCCATGCTAAACTACCGCATGCTTCCAGTGGCCCAGGTGCTCCTCTACAACGTGGACGATATCTTTGAGGGGGAAGAGCTGATGGACGAGAAGTACATTGAGAGGGTTGAGAGGCTTTTCAGGACGCTTGAAAAGTATGCGAAGGCGCTGAAGCCGATAAGGGACGAGGTGAGAGAGAAGCTGACGAGGGACGTTGAGGGCCTGTGACCCCCTTCACCCCCTGCCTGCAAAGCCTTTGAAGTAAACCGTCGCCGGACAGCCCATACATTTCTTTCCATAGAGGTAGCAGTCGGTGCATACCTTGCCGCAGGGGGCGACCTCCCTCACGGGATCGAGCTTGAAGTCCACGAACTCGGGGTAAGCTGGGGAAGAACCCAGGGAAACGTCCATCTCCCTGACTTCCTCTAGGGGGCGTATCGTGTTCTCTATGGTCACCTCCAGGGCGGAGTAGTTTTCCGCAATGAGGGCGAGGTTGAGGTTGTACTTCCCGGTCGTCGTGGCAACAAGAACGGTGCGGGGGCACTTCGCGAAGACGTCCGCCAGCCTCTCGGCCTCGTCCATACTCCTGACCCGCAGATTAACGACCGCTGAGACGAAGTTCCTCTTCCTGATGTTGAGGAGAGCCTGCACCTTCAGATCCCCGCGCCTTTCGAGCCTCTCAAGTCTCTCCCTCACGGAGGTGTGGCTTATTCCAAGCTCCCTCGCGATTTCGCTCACCTTTGTCCTTCCGTCCTTCCTGAGCATGCGGTATATCCTCATGTCGCGCTCGTCCATACGATCACCTTCATTTTGAAGGTTCTTGCCTTCAATTTCCTGGGAAATGAATATAATTCTTTCGAATTTTGTAAAAAATTGAGGTGATGTTGATGGAGAGGAACGAGGGGAACCTCGACAGGGCCATAAGAGTGGTCGTGGGGCTGATACTGCTGGGCCTCTGGGCGGCGGACAAGGTGCCGTATCCGACGGCCGTCCTTATAGTCGGCCTCATCGCACTGGTGACGGGGCTGACCGGATTCTGTGCCATTTATAAACTCCTCGGCATAAGTACATGCAAAGGGTGCTGAGGTGAAAGGGTGAAGCGCGTAACCAAGGTGCTCATAGTCTCCGGGGAGCTGCTGATAGCGGCCAGCCTGGCACTGATGATAACCGGCCTGGCAATGAATGACCCGGCGTCGGCCCTTGGGTCGCTGATGAGCTATGAAACGGCCAGGAGAGTCCACACCATAGCCTCCTACCTCTTCATACCGCTGTTCTACGTCCACGCGACGGCCGGCATATACATAGCCCTCGGCAGGTTCGAGAGCCTGAAAAAGCCCGGGGTCAGAAAGGCCGTGCTCTCGGCATGGACGCTCGGAGTGGCCTTGGTGGTTCTCCTGGCGCTGGTCCCCCAGGGGAGCCCCTTCGGGGCCTCAAGCGTCTCGGCCGCCCCCATTCTGACCCTCGAAGAGGTCGCGAAGCACAGCAACGAGACAGACTGCTGGGTCGTCGTTGAGGACAGGGTCTACAACGTTACAGAGCTCATAGACGAGCATCCAGGGGGCAGGGAGGCCATAATAAAGTACTGCGGAACCAACGCCACCGACGTCTTCTTCAGGGAGCACAGTCAGAACGACTACGAAGTCCTCCAGGTGTACTACATAGGGACAATCGGGGAACCCATAAACGGCACAGTGGGGGGATAAAGAAAAAAGCCCCACCTTTTTTATATTTTCAATCGCTTCCAGGCACGCCGTTTTCGGAAAGAACCCTGACCTGAACCTTCCCTTTCTTTATAAGCGCCATCTGGCGGAGCGCTATCGTCCCGTCGGTGTTAAGAACCTTGAAGGCGACGACCTTTACCTTCTCGCCAGTCTTGGGCTCCCTGAGGGCCATCACTTCGAGGTAAACCCTGTCAAGGTAGTCCGGCGCTAGTCTGTCCGCGCTTTCTGCCATAGCCTTGGCGTCCATCCTGTGACATTGCCGTTGCCCACGTAGAAGAAGCCTCCTCTCACGTTGTAGAACCCTTCAATCGGCTCACAAATATAAAATTTTCGGAAGTAACAAAACAAGGGAGTAAAAAGAATCAAAGGAGCTCTTCAACGAGCTCCGCGGTGGCGCTCCTTGCCTTGCTCCTCAGCCTCTCGAGGTGCGAGCTCAGGGCTTCCCCTATGCCGTGGATGAAGAGGCTCATCGCCTCCTCCCTGCTCAGACCGCGGGAGCGGAGGTAGAACAGGGCATCCTCGTCGAACTGCCGGACGATTGAGGAGTGGAAGGCTGACTCTATCTCCCCCGTGTCCACCTCGAGCATCGGCACGCTCACACCAAGCGAGCCCTCGTCCATTATGGTTACCTCCGAGACAACGCCGCTGGAGGAGTTTCTCGCGCTCTCAAAGACCTTCGCGACGCCCCTGTGGACAGTCCAACCGTTCCGGTATGAGAAGCCGTGAACCCTCGTCTCGCTTTTACTTTTCTCCCCGTACTGGAGGACATTCGTGAGGTAGTCAACTGCGGTTCCAATCGCTATCGGGATTCCCCTGAGGACGAGCTCGCTCTCCGCCCCC contains:
- a CDS encoding NADPH-dependent FMN reductase → MRVKIVLGTAREGRKSEKVAKYITRKAQELGWEAELIDVRDYLLRHTRRWNVTPEMERYRKKILEADSLVIVAPEYNGSYPGELKILLDTIYDEYEALPVGIVTVSVVTGGTRLLMELRTAMLNYRMLPVAQVLLYNVDDIFEGEELMDEKYIERVERLFRTLEKYAKALKPIRDEVREKLTRDVEGL
- a CDS encoding Lrp/AsnC family transcriptional regulator; the protein is MDERDMRIYRMLRKDGRTKVSEIARELGISHTSVRERLERLERRGDLKVQALLNIRKRNFVSAVVNLRVRSMDEAERLADVFAKCPRTVLVATTTGKYNLNLALIAENYSALEVTIENTIRPLEEVREMDVSLGSSPAYPEFVDFKLDPVREVAPCGKVCTDCYLYGKKCMGCPATVYFKGFAGRG
- a CDS encoding DUF2892 domain-containing protein — its product is MERNEGNLDRAIRVVVGLILLGLWAADKVPYPTAVLIVGLIALVTGLTGFCAIYKLLGISTCKGC
- a CDS encoding cytochrome b5 domain-containing protein; the encoded protein is MKRVTKVLIVSGELLIAASLALMITGLAMNDPASALGSLMSYETARRVHTIASYLFIPLFYVHATAGIYIALGRFESLKKPGVRKAVLSAWTLGVALVVLLALVPQGSPFGASSVSAAPILTLEEVAKHSNETDCWVVVEDRVYNVTELIDEHPGGREAIIKYCGTNATDVFFREHSQNDYEVLQVYYIGTIGEPINGTVGG